The following proteins are co-located in the Methanocaldococcus sp. genome:
- a CDS encoding flippase — translation MSLIKGRKENESLKIRLIKNAGWLFSSEIISKILAYGVIVILSRTLGPIGLGQYSFIFYYVGLLEIFSDLGVSYYFMREIARDKNKLKLLPDILGFKIVLALINFLIIVIITMFLPKPLWLKELIILAGAEAILMWLSSIFISIMYANGVTKYEAVAKTIERLWAFFVGGLVLYISKSLSLFILVILIGYSIREYLRIKWGCKFIDKIKIRFKSNIWITLLKKSYPFWLIGLFTKIYYRTDMVMLNLMCGDYETGIYRAAYTLIEVSLFIPNIIVATIMPSMAKLWKEDKNTLNILFKKCFQILLGLGIFGFIGYYVFAYFGIYLVFGNKFISSVNILKILGFALPFMFLNSLFGSFMNATGRELTFTKITGFTALLNVILNYILILKYGAIGAAIATIISQGIASFLSLIYIMKKEN, via the coding sequence ATGTCTTTAATTAAGGGTAGGAAGGAAAATGAAAGTTTAAAGATAAGATTAATAAAAAATGCTGGTTGGTTATTTAGTTCTGAAATTATATCAAAAATCTTAGCCTATGGAGTAATTGTTATTTTAAGTAGAACTTTAGGACCTATTGGTTTAGGACAATATTCTTTTATATTTTACTATGTTGGCTTATTGGAAATATTTTCAGATTTGGGTGTTAGTTATTATTTTATGAGAGAAATTGCGAGGGATAAAAATAAGTTGAAATTACTTCCAGATATTTTAGGATTTAAAATAGTTCTTGCATTAATTAATTTTTTAATAATTGTTATTATTACAATGTTTTTACCAAAACCTTTGTGGCTTAAAGAACTTATAATTTTGGCTGGAGCTGAAGCTATTTTAATGTGGTTATCAAGTATCTTTATTAGCATTATGTATGCTAATGGAGTTACTAAATATGAGGCAGTGGCAAAAACTATAGAGAGATTGTGGGCATTTTTTGTTGGTGGATTAGTTTTATATATTTCAAAGTCGTTATCTTTATTTATTTTAGTTATTTTAATTGGATATAGCATAAGAGAATACTTAAGAATAAAGTGGGGCTGTAAATTTATTGATAAAATTAAAATTAGATTTAAATCTAATATATGGATTACCTTATTAAAAAAATCCTATCCTTTTTGGCTTATAGGTTTATTTACTAAGATATATTATAGAACTGATATGGTTATGCTCAATTTAATGTGTGGAGATTATGAAACTGGAATATATAGAGCGGCATATACTTTGATAGAAGTTTCTTTATTTATTCCTAATATTATAGTAGCTACAATAATGCCTTCAATGGCTAAATTATGGAAGGAAGATAAGAATACATTAAATATATTATTTAAAAAATGTTTTCAGATACTTTTAGGATTAGGCATTTTTGGATTTATTGGTTATTATGTATTTGCTTACTTTGGAATATACTTAGTATTTGGTAATAAATTTATTTCAAGTGTTAATATTTTAAAAATTTTAGGATTTGCATTACCTTTTATGTTTTTAAATTCCTTATTTGGAAGTTTTATGAATGCTACTGGAAGAGAACTTACTTTTACTAAAATTACTGGATTTACTGCATTATTAAATGTTATTCTTAACTATATATTAATTTTAAAATATGGTGCCATTGGAGCGGCAATAGCGACTATTATAAGTCAAGGAATAGCAAGTTTTTTGAGTTTGATATACATTATGAAAAAGGAAAATTAA
- a CDS encoding glycosyltransferase family 4 protein gives MDILIVTEYFPSSEECNVKGGVEFRAFYIAKNLAKKHNVYVLTSWEKGLPQKEEICGINVIRCGKQRKYSHCGSFIERLSFIREGIKIGKKLDIDIVDGYNFISYPIAYKISEKLGIPRIATYHDVWIGGEWIKNIGFFGIFGEILERYILSKKWDKFIAVSKYTKEKLIRAGIDKNIIEIVYNGINLEDYQKIKVPKEKNTLCYVGRLVKYKKVDDLIKAVSLIVNDIPDVKLKIIGTGPEKENLEKIVKSLNLKNNVEFLGFIEKHKEVIKHIKSSTIFSLPSIVEGFGIVTIESVASGTPYVNSAIPPTIEITENGKGGLLFEPENVSDLSIKIKMLLEDKNLYFKKQKECLELSKKYNWKILANNVENIYLDILRK, from the coding sequence ATGGACATTTTAATAGTTACTGAATATTTTCCTTCATCAGAAGAATGTAATGTAAAAGGAGGTGTAGAATTTAGAGCATTCTACATAGCAAAAAATTTGGCAAAAAAACATAATGTATATGTTCTAACATCTTGGGAAAAAGGATTACCACAAAAAGAAGAAATTTGTGGAATTAATGTAATAAGATGCGGAAAACAAAGAAAATATAGCCATTGTGGAAGTTTTATTGAAAGGTTAAGTTTTATAAGAGAAGGAATAAAAATAGGAAAAAAATTAGATATTGATATAGTTGATGGATACAATTTTATTAGTTATCCCATAGCATATAAGATATCAGAAAAATTAGGTATTCCAAGAATAGCAACTTATCATGATGTCTGGATTGGTGGAGAATGGATAAAAAATATAGGCTTTTTTGGAATATTTGGTGAAATTTTAGAAAGATATATTTTGTCAAAAAAATGGGACAAATTTATTGCAGTAAGTAAATACACAAAGGAAAAATTAATACGTGCAGGAATTGATAAGAACATTATAGAAATAGTTTATAATGGTATTAATTTAGAAGATTATCAAAAAATAAAGGTTCCTAAGGAAAAAAATACTTTATGTTATGTTGGAAGATTAGTTAAATATAAAAAAGTTGATGATTTAATTAAAGCGGTATCATTAATAGTTAATGATATTCCAGATGTAAAATTAAAAATTATTGGTACTGGTCCAGAAAAAGAAAACTTAGAAAAAATTGTTAAAAGTTTGAATTTAAAAAATAATGTAGAATTTTTAGGATTTATTGAAAAACATAAAGAGGTTATAAAACATATTAAATCTTCAACGATTTTTTCACTTCCAAGTATTGTAGAAGGTTTTGGAATAGTAACCATAGAAAGTGTTGCGTCTGGAACACCTTATGTAAATTCTGCTATTCCTCCAACTATTGAAATAACTGAAAATGGAAAAGGTGGTTTGTTATTTGAACCTGAAAATGTTAGTGATTTGTCTATAAAGATTAAAATGCTCTTAGAAGATAAAAATTTGTATTTTAAAAAACAAAAAGAATGTTTAGAATTGTCTAAAAAATATAATTGGAAAATATTAGCCAATAATGTAGAGAATATTTATTTGGATATTTTGAGGAAATAA